One genomic region from Desulfocurvibacter africanus subsp. africanus DSM 2603 encodes:
- a CDS encoding hemerythrin domain-containing protein, producing MAQHKLLKHLHQEHQEVKSILRKLVKASESDRQQWLDQLRENLVPHMEAEEKHIYPALRQQGGEVKETALEGIEEHSAAKYVCKQLFDVGTSDETFKAKAQVLMELIQHHIQEEESEIFDDIEDSFSAQELDNMFSKFEQEEQSQKKKAKAA from the coding sequence ATGGCGCAGCACAAGCTACTCAAGCATCTCCATCAGGAACACCAGGAAGTGAAGAGCATCCTGCGCAAGCTGGTCAAGGCATCCGAGTCGGACCGTCAGCAGTGGCTTGATCAACTCCGTGAGAACCTCGTTCCTCATATGGAAGCCGAGGAGAAGCATATCTATCCGGCCTTGCGTCAGCAGGGTGGAGAGGTCAAGGAGACAGCCTTAGAGGGCATCGAGGAGCATTCCGCAGCGAAATACGTCTGTAAGCAGCTTTTCGATGTTGGTACCTCGGACGAGACCTTCAAGGCCAAGGCCCAGGTACTTATGGAGTTGATCCAGCACCATATCCAGGAAGAAGAGAGCGAAATCTTCGATGATATCGAGGATTCCTTCTCGGCTCAGGAGCTGGACAACATGTTTAGCAAGTTCGAGCAGGAAGAGCAGAGCCAGAAGAAGAAGGCCAAGGCGGCTTGA